Proteins encoded in a region of the Apostichopus japonicus isolate 1M-3 chromosome 19, ASM3797524v1, whole genome shotgun sequence genome:
- the LOC139959700 gene encoding beta-1,3-galactosyltransferase 1-like translates to MRAVIRLPLIGLFLFCTVQLLALYVWLPHTFIKSSIPSRCCPAQNETNLDNLGNLESCIIRLVYLARRRGLSDRDLMVLLLQALGSTSQEEAKPNVREKLPSSIVQVYNISNESRHKDTVAEETFAGKLSIAVEPGQIFQVLTDNDDIQKKNEKVDTKQIAHAVKEKQAGKVGLKKEEAKVDDTKLEIHTEPKNVANKSNDINKKDPHRQLSDQHQWNNISNPVNPHNYNLVINQPYFCQPSGSQLEVFLLIVMISSPKAFKQRDIQRNSSLSVSQVSGKIIRSIFLLGDSGDQTVTSKVRNEADKYGDILMEDFHDSYRNLTLKTLMGLKWASLYCPKAKYVLKTDDDVFLELTNLIHLLEGAPRQSFMTGFVYKGTKPIRDKRSKWYISEEAYPRDIYPPYCCGIGYVISGDLPGKILEMSFKIPYIFLEDAYVGLCIEKLNVVPTVNPGFFTYREEYSYCKFKGAYVVHLKRPPQIAFIFFPGSVDRGVCIWR, encoded by the exons ATGAGGGCGGTAATCCGTCTGCCTTTAATCGGTTTGTTTCTCTTCTGTACGGTTCAGCTGCTTGCTCTTTACGTATGGTTACCGCATACTTTCATAAAGAGTTCTATCCCTAGCAGATGTTGTCCAGCTCAGAATGAAACGAACTTAGACAACTTAGGTAACCTGGAAAGCTGTATTATCCGGTTAGTGTATCTTGCCAGGAGGAGAGGACTCTCGGACAGGGATCTGATGGTTTTGCTGTTGCAAGCTCTGGGTTCTACGAGTCAAGAAGAAGCCAAACCAAATGTCAGAGAGAAGTTACCTTCTTCTATAGTTCAAGTTTACAATATTAGCAATGAAAGTCGTCATAAAGATACTGTGGCGGAGGAGACCTTTGCTGGGAAGCTCTCGATTGCAGTCGAACCTGGGcaaatatttcaagttttgacagATAACGATgatatacaaaagaaaaatgaaaaagtagaTACAAAACAGATTGCTCATGCCGTTAAAGAAAAACAAGCCGGTAAAGTAggattaaaaaaagaagaagccaAAGTCGATGACACAAAGCTGGAAATTCATACAGAACCCAAGAATGTAGCCAATAAATCCAATGATATTAACAAAAAAGATCCTCACAGACAACTTTCAGATCAACAccagtggaataacatttcaaatCCAGTGAATCCCCACAACTACAATCTAGTGATCAACCAGCCTTATTTCTGCCAGCCCAGTGGATCTCAACTAGAAGTATTCCTTTTGATTGTGATGATTTCATCTCCTAAAGCGTTCAAACAACGTGACATCCAGAGGAATTCCTCGCTGAGTGTCTCACAGGTGTCTGGCAAAATAATCAGAAGCATATTCCTGCTCGGAGACTCGGGCGACCAAACAGTGACTTCCAAGGTCCGCAACGAAGCTGACAAGTACGGCGATATTTTGATGGAAGATTTCCACGACTCTTACCGTAATCTGACGTTGAAAACTCTGATGGGGCTGAAGTGGGCCAGTCTCTATTGTCCTAAGGCTAAGTACGTCTTGAAGACAGACGACGATGTCTTTCTTGAATTGACAAATTTGATCCATCTGTTGGAAGGTGCCCCACGCCAGTCCTTCATGACTGGCTTCGTCTACAAGGGGACGAAGCCAATACGTGACAAACGTTCAAAGTGGTACATTTCAGAGGAGGCTTACCCCAGAGACATTTATCCGCCATATTGCTGCGGTATAGGTTATGTCATTTCCGGGGATCTGCCTGGAAAGATCCTAGAGATGTCTTTCAAGATTCCTTACATATTTTTAGAAGATGCCTATGTTGGCCTTTGTATAGAAAAGTTAAATGTCGTCCCAACAGTAAATCCCGGTTTCTTCACGTACAGAGAGGAGTACAGTTACTGTAAATTTAAAGGTGCCTATGTCGTCCATTTGAAGAGACCTCCACAAATCG CTTTCATCTTCTTTCCCGGTTCAGTGGACCGAGGTGTCTGCATTTGGAGATAA